One part of the Melospiza melodia melodia isolate bMelMel2 chromosome 3, bMelMel2.pri, whole genome shotgun sequence genome encodes these proteins:
- the SLC30A1 gene encoding proton-coupled zinc antiporter SLC30A1, giving the protein MCGGMAAHGPGGPRCWQNRRARLLCMLALTFLFFVVEVAVSRVTSSLAMLSDSFHMLSDVMALVVALVAVRFAQRTRATKKNTFGWVRAEVMGALVNAVFLTALCFTILLEAIERFTEPHEIQQPLVVIAVGVAGLIINLLGLCLFNHHGVGGHGHAHGHGHSHGGRQQHPRGGPKPEQPPGDGEAALNRDETSTLVENSSSSNGVSQEKLGDMKDDLSDVQVNGNAGHYPLDEEEVEEDSSAQLNMRGVFLHVFGDALGSVIVVVNALLFYGLWNPCPEDGPCYNPCVNDHCMENVTLFRALGSTNKSEQDGITVAGPCWLLYLDPVLCLIMVCILLYTTYPLLRESALILLQTVPKQIDVHSLNSKLRTLEGVEAIHELHIWQLAGSRIIGTAHIKCPDPSTYMMVAKRIKEIFHDEGIHATTIQPEFASVGSESGRGKCEFPCRTQCALKQCCGAGEASTAKKTEKSSSLSISCSEVVIEFPKTRRTKSESIPSVKLEANADQNEQFESSL; this is encoded by the exons ATGTGCGGGGGGATGGCGGCGCACGGTCCGGGCGGGCCGCGGTGCTGGCAGAACCGGCGGGCGCGGCTGCTGTGCATGCTGGCGCTCACCTTCCTGTTCTTCGTGGTGGAGGTGGCGGTGAGCCGCGTCACCTCGTCGTTGGCCATGCTCTCCGACTCCTTCCACATGCTCTCCGACGTGATGGCCTTGGTCGTGGCGCTGGTGGCCGTGCGCTTCGCCCAGCGCACCCGCGCCACCAAGAAGAACACGTTCGGGTGGGTGCGGGCCGAGGTGATGGGCGCCCTCGTCAACGCCGTGTTCCTCACCGCCCTCTGCTTCACCATCCTGCTGGAGGCCATCGAGCGCTTCACGGAGCCCCACGAGATCCAGCAGCCGCTGGTGGTCATCGCCGTGGGGGTGGCGGGGCTCATCATCAACCTGCTGGGGCTCTGCCTCTTCAACCACCACGGCGTCGGGGGCCACGGGCACGCCCACGGCCACGGGCACTCGCACGGCGGCCGGCAGCAGCACCCCCGCGGCGGCCCCAAGCCCGAGCAGCCGCCCGGCGACGGCGAGGCTGCGCTCAACCGCGACGAGACCAGCACCTTGGTGGAGAACTCCAGCAGCTCCAACGGAGTCAGCCAGGAGAAGCTGG GTGATATGAAGGATGACCTGAGTGACGTACAAGTGAATGGGAATGCTGGCCATTATCCTCTGGATGAAGAGGAAGTTGAAGAAGACTCTAGTGCACAACTTAACATGCGTGGAGTTTTTCTGCATGTTTTTGGAGATGCCTTAGGTTCAGTAATTGTGGTAGTGAATGCCTTGCTCTTCTATGGCTTGTGGAATCCATGCCCTGAAGATGGGCCTTGCTATAATCCATGTGTCAATGATCATTGCATGGAAAATGTTACTTTATTCCGAGCACTTGGCAGCACTAACAAGTCAGAGCAAGATGGCATTACGGTGGCTGGTCCTTGCTGGTTGCTATATTTAGATCCTGTCCTCTGTTTGATTATGGTCTGTATACTCCTTTACACAACTTACCCGTTGCTTAGGGAGTCAGCCCTCATCCTTCTACAGACCGTTCCCAAACAAATAGACGTCCATTCTTTGAACTCAAAGCTACGTACCCTCGAAGGAGTCGAAGCGATCCACGAATTACACATTTGGCAGCTAGCAGGCAGCAGGATCATTGGCACCGCTCACATCAAGTGTCCCGACCCTTCCACGTACATGATGGTGGCCAAGCGCATCAAAGAGATCTTTCACGACGAAGGCATTCACGCAACGACCATTCAGCCCGAGTTTGCCAGCGTTGGCTCTGAGTCAGGGAGAGGGAAATGCGAGTTTCCTTGCAGGACTCAGTGTGCTTTGAAGCAGTGTTGTGGAGCAGGAGAAGCTAGTACTGCAAAGAAGACAGAAAAGTCGTCATCGCTTAGTATTTCTTGTTCAGAAGTTGTCATTGAATTTCCGAAAACGAGGAGGACTAAGTCGGAGAGCATCCCTTCAGTGAAGCTGGAGGCGAACGCCGATCAAAATGAGCAGTTTGAGTCATCTTTGTAA